Proteins co-encoded in one Sulfuricystis thermophila genomic window:
- the dsrK gene encoding sulfate reduction electron transfer complex DsrMKJOP subunit DsrK has product MADLEFQIPKYREYPTVPALQPGAMAHSHPHVASEKIQEAIGFQGKLADDWQVTHDKAIAKFGELLGKYRSLKVFMDACVHCGSCTDKCHYFIGTSDPKNMPVARQELMRSVYRRYFTLAGKLFPGLVGAKDLTKELLDEWYSYFWQCSECRRCSVFCPYGIDTAEVTMAARHILDTVGYGQKYSNEIIGKVYKIGNNLGLPGPALEDTLQGLEEDVKEDTGVDVKYPLDVQGAEVLLVTPSADFFAEPHIESLIGYGKVFHAAGISWTLSSHASEAGNFGLFNGSYETMRKVAMRIREAALELGVKRIVVGECGHAWRVAYAFWNTLNGVGAGGNDPFSIELQKQLDPRYPQPSHICEFTWDLIQQGRLKFDKEANDHRVITFHDSCNVARASRMGGYPGGQFDIPRNIIKAVANKFVDMAPETIREVTFCCGGGGGILTDELIEARIKGAFPRMEALQQVVEKHGVNFMATICAICKAQFTKVLPYYGFNMRLVGGVHQLVSTAIRLGNEH; this is encoded by the coding sequence ATGGCCGATCTTGAATTCCAGATTCCGAAATATCGGGAGTACCCGACGGTTCCAGCGCTGCAGCCGGGTGCAATGGCGCATTCGCACCCGCACGTCGCCAGCGAAAAAATCCAGGAAGCCATCGGCTTCCAGGGAAAACTTGCCGATGACTGGCAGGTCACCCACGACAAGGCGATCGCCAAGTTCGGCGAGCTGCTCGGCAAGTACCGTTCGCTCAAGGTGTTCATGGATGCGTGTGTGCACTGCGGTTCCTGCACCGACAAGTGCCACTACTTCATCGGCACCAGCGACCCGAAGAACATGCCGGTGGCGCGTCAGGAGTTGATGCGTTCGGTCTATCGGCGCTATTTCACCCTCGCCGGCAAGCTGTTCCCCGGCCTGGTGGGCGCCAAGGATCTGACCAAAGAACTCCTCGATGAGTGGTACAGCTATTTCTGGCAGTGTTCCGAATGCCGCCGCTGCTCGGTGTTCTGCCCCTACGGCATCGATACCGCCGAAGTGACGATGGCCGCGCGTCATATCCTCGATACGGTCGGCTACGGCCAGAAGTACTCGAACGAGATCATCGGCAAGGTCTACAAGATCGGCAACAACCTGGGGCTGCCCGGCCCGGCGCTCGAAGATACGCTGCAGGGTCTTGAGGAAGACGTCAAGGAAGACACCGGCGTCGACGTCAAGTATCCGCTCGATGTCCAGGGCGCCGAAGTACTGCTGGTCACTCCGTCGGCCGACTTCTTCGCCGAGCCGCACATCGAATCGCTGATCGGCTACGGCAAGGTGTTCCACGCCGCCGGGATTTCCTGGACACTCTCCTCGCACGCCTCCGAGGCCGGCAATTTCGGTCTGTTCAATGGCAGCTACGAAACGATGCGCAAGGTCGCCATGCGTATTCGCGAGGCTGCGCTGGAACTGGGTGTCAAGCGCATCGTCGTCGGCGAATGCGGCCATGCCTGGCGTGTCGCCTACGCCTTCTGGAACACATTGAACGGTGTCGGTGCCGGCGGCAACGATCCTTTCTCGATCGAACTGCAAAAGCAGCTCGATCCGCGCTACCCCCAGCCCTCGCACATTTGCGAATTCACCTGGGACCTGATCCAGCAAGGGCGTCTCAAGTTCGACAAAGAAGCCAACGACCATCGTGTCATCACCTTCCACGACTCCTGCAACGTTGCCCGCGCTTCGCGCATGGGCGGCTATCCGGGTGGCCAGTTCGACATACCGCGCAACATCATCAAGGCCGTGGCCAACAAATTCGTCGACATGGCACCGGAAACGATCCGCGAGGTCACCTTCTGTTGCGGCGGCGGCGGCGGCATCTTGACCGACGAGCTGATCGAAGCGCGCATCAAGGGCGCTTTCCCGCGCATGGAAGCGCTGCAGCAGGTGGTCGAAAAGCACGGTGTGAACTTCATGGCCACCATCTGTGCGATCTGCAAGGCCCAATTCACCAAGGTCCTGCCCTATTACGGTTTCAACATGCGACTGGTCGGCGGCGTACACCAGTTGGTCAGCACCGCCATACGCCTCGGCAATGAGCATTGA